One segment of Clostridiales bacterium DNA contains the following:
- a CDS encoding Hsp20/alpha crystallin family protein — protein MAFLPWDKRNRGMRGLSPFDWVDDFFQDFTPFKGIDTFRMDVKETDKEYLIEAELPGVNKEDVNISLNDGQLTIAVKQTQQKDEENANYIRRERRVGTMQRTVYLCNASNKGANAKFKDGILSLRIPKDDSEKIYKIDID, from the coding sequence ATGGCATTTTTACCATGGGATAAACGCAATAGAGGCATGAGGGGACTTTCGCCGTTTGATTGGGTTGACGATTTCTTTCAAGATTTTACGCCGTTTAAGGGCATAGACACCTTTAGAATGGACGTGAAAGAAACCGACAAAGAGTACTTGATTGAAGCCGAATTACCCGGCGTTAACAAAGAAGACGTTAACATTTCTTTAAACGACGGGCAATTGACAATAGCCGTAAAGCAAACGCAACAAAAAGACGAAGAAAACGCCAATTACATCAGAAGAGAAAGACGCGTAGGAACAATGCAAAGAACGGTGTATTTGTGCAACGCCTCCAATAAAGGCGCAAACGCAAAATTTAAAGATGGTATTTTGTCTTTGAGAATACCTAAAGACGACTCCGAAAAGATTTACAAAATTGATATAGATTAA